In one Nicotiana sylvestris chromosome 8, ASM39365v2, whole genome shotgun sequence genomic region, the following are encoded:
- the LOC138875399 gene encoding uncharacterized protein: MVTCPHHGILEKMLGHRFYMCLADSLKANVDASADLAEWVLALEGQGFWRRELEFEPLHLEERKTPPAKPSIEEPPNLELKPLPSHLRYAFLGPNSTLLVIISASLLDLQAEQLLQVLIECKTAIGWTIADIKGISPAFCMHKILLEDGHKPSREHQRRLNPNMKEVVKKEVIKWLDAGIILPISNRNWVSLVQCVPKKGDRLAWRSHFCFMGGYSGYNQISIAPEDRVKTLFTCPYGIYAFQRMLFGQCNTLATFQKCMMAIFKDMVEEIMEVFMDDFSVVGNSFDDCLVNLRRVLKGCIEIIWVAFEELNKRLVTTPIIVAPDWEKPFELMCGASDYVVGAVLGQ, translated from the exons ATGGTTACATGTCCACATCATGGTATTCTGGAGAAAATGTTGGGCCACAGGTTTTACATGTGTTTGGCAGATAGCTTGAAAGccaatgttgatgcttcagcag ACTTAGCAGAGTGGGTACTTGCTCTTGAAGGGCAAGGTTTTTGGAGGAGGGAGCTCgaatttgagcccttgcacttagaggaaagaaaaactcctccagctaagccatcAATAGAAGAGCCACCAAATTTGGAACTAAAACCACTGCCATCCCATCTCAGGTATGCATTCTTAGGACCTAACTCAACTTTACTTGTTATTATCTCAGCTAGTTTGTTAGATCTGCAGGCAGaacaacttttgcaggtactGATTGAGTGCAAGACTGCAATTGGGTGGACTATTGCAGACATTAAGGGGATTAGTCCAGCcttctgtatgcataagattTTACTGGAAgatgggcacaaaccttccagagaacatcaaagaaggttgaaccccaacatgaaagaagtggtgaagaaagaagtgattaagtggttagatgcgggaatcatatTGCCCATCTCTAACCGCAACTGGGTTAGCCTAGTTCAGTGTGTACCAAAAAAGGGAG ATAGATTGGCCTGGAGGTCTCACTTTTGCTTTATGGGtgggtactcggggtataatcagataTCTATTGCCCCTGAGGATAGAGTGAAAACGTTGTTCACCTGCCCCTATGGAATCTATGCTTTTCAGCGAATGCTGTTTGGACAATGCAACACACTTGCCACATTCCAAAAGTGCATGATGGCCATCTTCAAAGACATGGTAGAGGAGAtaatggaggtattcatggatgacttctcagtggtggggaactcATTCGATGATTGCCTTGTGAACTTGAGAAGAGTTTTGAAAGGGTGTATCGAGATAATCtg ggtagcttTTGAGGAATTAAATAAGAGACTGGTAACAACACCTATCATAGTTGCCCCCGACTGGGAGAAACCATTTGAGCTAATGTGTGGTGCGAGTGACTATGTTGTGGGAGCAGTTCTTGGGCAGTGa
- the LOC138875400 gene encoding uncharacterized protein produces MSLLGKNKLGFIDGTCTRDLNEKDAFQLRQWDRCNAIVQSRIMSSVAKNLRKGIVFSSNAQKGVSSVSVYFSNLNDLWDEFESLIPEPCDCERLGPFVNFLHQHKLMKYLMGLNDTYALQRSQILMMHPIPSLDQAYSMIIQEEIQSKNSGLATRGGILGSAHMDVDHTELASVNAFNVRPKRNVGLYCDYYKMKGHTREGCYKLIGYPPRFKFTKKKRGI; encoded by the exons ATGTCACTCCTTGGGAAGAATAAATTAGGGTTTATTGATGGAACATGCACTAGAGATTTGAATGAAAAGGATGCTTTCCAATTGCGTCAGTGGGACCGATGCAATGCGATTGTTCAATCACGGATCATGAGCTCAGTAGCGAAGAATCTTAGAAAGGGAATTGTCTTCTCCTCAAACGCACAAAAG GGAGTTTCTAGTGTATCAGTATACTTCTCAAACCTGAATGATTTGTGGGATGAATTTGAGTCACTAATTCCGGAACCTTGTGATTGTGAGAGGTTAGGACCATTTGTTAATTTTTTACACCAACATAAACTTATGAAATATCTGATGGGATTAAATGATACTTATGCACTACAAAGGAGTCAGATTCTTATGATGCATCCAATACCCTCACTTGATCAAGCCTACTCCATGATTATTCAGGAAGAAATTCAGAGTAAGAATAGTGGTTTGGCAACACGAGGTGGTATTTTAGGAAGTGCTCATATGGATGTTGATCATACTGAACTGGCCTCTGTCAATGCCTTCAATGTAAGGCCTAAGAGAAATGTTGGGTTGTACTGTGACTACTACAAAATGAAGGGTCATACGAGGGAAGGCTGCTATAAATTGATTGGATATCCACCGAGATTCAagttcaccaaaaagaagagggGCATATGA